CCAACGCAGTGATAGTGAAGGCCTGATGCTCCATGGAGCCAAAGTGGGAAAATATCCAAGGATGCAAGcttaaaaaagaaaacggAACACTAGCATCTACTCAAACTTGATAAAAGAAGCAAGGCCCCCTGAAGACCTTGCGAGTCCGCAGAGCTAAAATCTCTTGTTTTGATGACCTCGTCGTGAGTCTGCTATACTCAGGGCTGATGTAAGATGCCCAAATTTAACTTGCAATGGTTTTCGTATTCCGAGGGCTACGCAGCCGAACTTGAGGTTCTCCAGTTGTCTCGCATCTAACTGGTTTAAAACATGGGGATTTGATGGCTGATGGAGAGTCACTGGAGTCGTCTGGGCATCAACTCCGGAAATCACTAGATCTCACCGGTGAGATGTTGGTCGACATGCACAACTCGATGAAGAGAGTATGAAAAAGAGCAGACGGTTTAGATGAAGATGATCGATCTACTCGTGCTATAAGACCCTGTACAGGCTTCAGGGGGATAATGGGAATTCTGAAAAATTGGCAAACAGGCTAGCAAAGCCTTGCTGCCTGTACCCATGAATGCAGCAGATTATTTGCGAGGACTTTCTTGGTCGTAGAGGATTAATACACTATAGCGATAGGGTCTTGGTagaagatgaagaatcaAGACGCACAAGTTGTGTGGTTGTGAGAaggttggggggggggagagagtATAATAGCAGGAAGATTTCATGAGGGAGGAGGCATGGAGAGGGATTCCCTCGTTTGAAGTTTGTGGTAAATATGGCTTTCTTTGCACAACAAAGCCATGGAATGTACCAGGATCTGTGAATTGAAGTTGATAGAGAGGATCGCTAAGCCCGATACAAGAACCGGAAACACCTTGGTATTTGCTGGATTTGCTGGATTTTGACCCTGAGAAACGTGAAGATCAAGGAGCTCGATTAACTCGAACCAAAAACCCAGTCAGATACAATAACAGCAATAGTCGCAACCTATCCCAAGGTCAGTCAATCTAGGCACACAAACCCTCCAGACTCGAATACGCACCAAGGAAATGTCCACTCCCGGCATTACAATGACATCCATGGCGGGGCGATACCCCTGCCTAGAGCCTCTCATCAAAGCCAATTTCTCATTATGGTGAATACTCTCCCGGACTTCAGCAACCTTCCGATCCCCATCGACAACATCAAAAAGCGCCAGCGCATTTCCATGCCGTTCAATATGCAAAGTAAGCATCTTCTCATCCCTGCGCTTCCCCCCCAAAGCAGCCGCATTCTCAAACGAAAGATTAAAATTCCCAAACGAAGCATTCCCCAGCGTCCAACGCGGAGCGCCAGTAGCAATCGTTGCAGTATCACATCCGGGCAAGCTAACCGACCAACCATTCGTCCACGACCATTTCCGATGTAGTTCAAAGAGCGGTAGACCCGTGTCATCACGGAACTCTCGACATGACCGATCGGTGTATTTGCGACCGGTCACCGTAAACTGTGGTGTTCCATCCTCTTCGGTAATCTTATATGCGACGGCGGAGTGGGGGCTGCCGAATGGTCTGAGCACGAGGATTGTCTTTGCGCGTGCTATGTACTGGTTTCGGAAGGCGATCTCGCGGTCTGGTGATCGGAGGGTTTTGCGTGGCTTGCAGGAATATGAGTGTGATAGTCTGGCGTTGGAGTAGGAAGCGTAGGGCATGGCTATTTGTAAGACCGTTGTTGGCACAGCCGTGGTTATTCACCAAGACGTGCTGGGATAATGCGGGGTGCCTCTTTATACCTCCAGGATTGGGTTACATGGGTGTATCTTGCGCAACTTTTTCCCTGTTGCGGCATTTATCTCGTCCAATGCTCGATGATCTCACTGCTTGCTCGGCCACATCATGCCAAGGAATGTAGATGAAGCTATCCCCCTCGGAGCTGCGGTGGAGTAACTAGAATGATGACTGGTGGCTGCATCCTGAATCGATAGGAGTATGTTTTAGGTGACTACACACTAGAGGGGCCTGATATCTCACGTTTGTACGATGCCTTAGGCTTCGGCCAAGAACTCAGGTGTGCCTTGTGTTTTTCATTACCTTACTACCTTCTTACCACTACTTCTCTCTTTTCAGTACCATGCTACTTTTCTTACTCACATAACCACTGTATTACCACCGGTGTTAGAATGAAGTAGTCTGTCTATGTGAGTATTGCCCTATAAAAGTGAGATCAAAAGGGCTTAGAAGGGTTGGGAAATAGCTAGATTTGAGATCAAAATGATATCCATTTGCCTACAGGCTACATACTAATAAATCGAAGTAGGATCTCGAACCAGACGAACCAAATGACCCTAATGCGATCAGACTATTTATCTAGAGGTATATCTAGTAGTGATTCCGCTCGCGAAGGAGATTATCGTCGGTTTCATTGAAGAGTTTGATATCTACCTCTAGAGGCTCATCTAGTTCAGGAATAGGCTTATTGGCTTAAAGCTCTCTactagtcttccgcacgacccagtaaaacccagacccaacccagacccaacccagtctgggttgggttttgggtcgaacccttcgacccagtaatgggtctgggtcggagggttcgacccagtactgggtctggggccccaaactgggttacaaactaaacaaacatgctaaggattctaaatgtataacttatgcatttattcgcggtaattttgagtatttgctttacttgattatatctaattttatttgtaaaaagggtaaaagagatgcgtataattgaggattctttgtcaagcaagctaatggtattcaaataaatcatcttccctgcttttacgttttctccctgatgctcgtgtctgtgtacaggttggtggtaatgatggcgagcaaggacgaccatattcacttgtaggtaagggcctctcctccggtatatcctctggtctatcctcaattacaacctcaattgcatcccctggtttatcttccagttcatcctcctgctcctctgtatcactaattggatcaacctcaatctcactgagcttctcttccctctcctcttttgccgcctcaagctcatcctgggagaaaaatttctcaagaagtgttgcttcctgctcctccatatcaaatttcgttgtacaaagaaacatcattaatgcctcgacagtctcactcttcattctaccacgacgatagtgacaaatatctcgagcggtattaaagaggcgttcaactcctgcgccagttgctggaaatgagagtgtatctcgcgcaagggcagcaatggccggaaagcgagcctggtgctctttccagaaagtaagcggcctaacagaaacagtatctatatatatagtagtattattatcacacatactctttgtatttacttaccgctgtcaagatattgactgatttcatcagtaatggctcgtggttgtatatcccttccatcaagcatctcctctagccttgagcttggatgggctatcgttagagagctttgtagatcacgactgcttattctaacttgtgcttgatatggaacaagggcttgttcaaaagcaagtcgataggtatctcgccatttctgatcccaatcactggagaggaagaatttgaatttgttcaccggtgcaagcattgtactgattgcatagatattccctcgaagatcatcagcttgggagtaatactcatcaagcttagaccgaccagcttcaagggcctctagcatctgttttttccatgggacacgctttcggcgtagctgtgcctgtgatcgctcaagatgatcaaacagtttgttgtagatcttaaacacatagtgggcagtgacatctcgagtctttgatagctgtgttgtataatcaaagaagggctcggtgatacaaagaagatagtcgatctgacgccactcttgctcgctgagtagcatctcctcacaatcatactctgtacagaataaagagaagatagcacgtagcctctttgcccggcgaagcatgaggaacgtagaattccatcgtgtctttacatcttggattggaacgatcttgatattagttgtctgaagattgtaaaaggtctctctgcgctggggacttgcattgacgtaaatcgcaagataacggactttgttcagtgtggaggagatctgactttgcttcgcattttcttgggctagccttgactgcttctctgtccaccttgtctcggctgattcatttaatggaactgccttgatccgagcaagaagctgattgaggctgagctggataacgtgggcaagacatggtattcgggtgataatagtaccatctgacaaagcctgttggagagcagtagctaatgtcttgttgtttgatgcattatctgttgtcaacccgaatactttatcttcaatgttgtgctccactagggtttctataagaacactactcaggtaagagccggtatgtgtaccatgaagcggcttaaacccaagtagtacctcacgatatacccaatcactgtcaatgaaatagccagtaatagccataaatgcctgcgagaatggagatgtccagcagtcaagcgcaatggatatctttgagccagaaggcagcgtacgaaggatacgctgctgccggtctttgactagactgcccaatcggcgacggatggtatcggcagatgggatcactggaggggatggggcggaacgagctttattgatgatgcgtttgaatgatggatgctcgatcagatggaatgggagccggttgagagtaagaaattggaggagatcctcctcccaatcttcttgtaagaagggtatgcttgctgaaacttctccctagaataataataaattagtatagttacttgattttatgatagaaaatatacctctcgttgtaggaagtttgtaatctccgctttcttccccttttccgaccgtaaacaaccagccgttttccgatgtttctggatggttgatgtgccatgatactgcgctttgcctgtgctgttcgggcttagtgtataaggatgctctaggatcttcccacagcgcttgcacataaccattggtgcgccatcaataccctgagctacctgatggtagctattccagatctctgtatggcggttcgaatcccatttaagcttgcttttcctcccgtagtcagtctctaaccaccagtccacaaaatcgttatgtgacattgtatcgtatagaataaaccctttcctacggtcgggtccaacgcgtttcaataaaggggggattgggaggggatcatctggtcttcggaagtttgagtcgattgtgtgttgacttgcggatggtgtgacttgtccagttgaaatatatgagagatcgtcaagatcaccaccatagagcgacgatgcaaagtcggaaagttggctttgagacataacatgagaatgacatataatatatacaaatggatgtaaggggagaaattctttaacgtacaaaggtagaaatgcactaaagttgtagaagtgtctaggaatattgatatatcaaatatagtaaatcatcctactcttgttgattggtctattatactaaaattatatgggtctaaagaaatacccctgagataacccagtcaagacccagtcaagacccagtcataacccatttaacccagtaagaacccagtaagaacccatttaacccagtaagaacccagtaaacccagtaaaaccccagtcaaaccccaattcccaccccagttccattaatccttctcaaaatatttcttcctaccctcccttcaagtcgcatataccaagtagattaagaggtagtaagtagttttgaatataaaagtttactagatatctatccatagttatataagctctagaattaaacagaagaagagaaataaatgaattcaaaaattattttactctgtagatgaaaatatatattatgttgatgtgtgttgaatatatatatctgcaacttggggtatactttgtattttaaatggaatgcaatcctacgcctgagaaaaccagcagccaacacataccacctttccatatgaaataaagcatttgaagaagtaattaatcttgaaccagatatattactttggagaacgaggttatttcttaaaatttcctttgccttgttggtagagagtgtagcatttcgatgtagaaaccataacaggggaaaatgacagtatgttatttaaatatttatgccataatttatgcagaaactgggtcgaactggggctatactgggttttctggggccccagtcactgggtctgggttgggttctgggtcgagaccttcgacccaaactgggtcgtgcggaagtctactctCTACCCATATGATGGCGGTATTTCCACCAGGAAGTAATTCGAATTGAATCTGTAGATAGATatatgttgaacgaaatacagcgtacttttccactagaccataacaaaaaccacggttcctgtttatggcctaggagggccgtatttgaggttttgaCAAAAAATATCTAAAGTGAGAGTTGTTAACTAGTAATTTAATAGGATACAACTAGTAAGTATATAGGAATGTTAATAGTACCCCTTGGAATTCACTTCCATAGATGCCAGATATTTCAAAAGGAAACCGCATTCTCGTATGGCAATTGGGGGTTACCCACGTGAGCATTGACCATGGGACTAAAAGCGAGATGCCCGGCGGGCCTCCCTGGGATGAGTTCTGCATTTTTATTGATAGCATGAACTCAGCCACCTCACATACCCCTTTGGAGACTTCCAAATCCCAAGATTAAAGAAATCCACCCCGTACTATTCAAACGTGTAGACAAAGACCTTGGTTGTATTGGAGTAGCCCCTAGCCCATATCTGATGAGTCATGCTTCAcggccccccccccggaGGCACATCCGTTAGCTTACCATGTTTGGATATCATCACATCTACAGGTTACCCAAAGATGGCTGGGAAATTCGCCGTCAAATCTCTGGACCACCTGGTCTTAACAGTCCGCAACATTCCCAAAACGGTGGCATTCTATACAACCTACCTCGGCATGCGGCACGAGATTTTCACCTCACCCACGAACCAATCCATGCAGAGGTAATTCCTCTTTTTGAACAATCCAAGTGAAGAGCTAAAAGTCGTTGACGATAATAGACATGCCCTCATATTCGGGTCTCAGAAAATCAACCTCCACCAGTCGGGCAAGGAATTTGAACCCAAGGCCCAGGATGTTATGCCAGGAAGTGCCGATCTGTGCTTCTTGACAGACGAGAATGTGGAAAAGGTGTTAGAAGTATTCCAGGATGCCAGAGTTGAAGTATGAACACTCCACTGTTTTTTCTCCCACAGGGTGCAGATAGAGACTGATCTCTACAGATTCTGGAAGGCGCCAAGGTTGTAGAAAGAACCGGGGCCGTTGGGAAGATTCGCAGTGTATACGTGAGAGATCCTGATGGAAATCTCATTGAGTGAGTTTTGACCCTTTTCCAACGGAGTGCCCAATTGCCTAATACCAACTGCAGAGTGTCGAACTATGTCTGATGATCCCATTTGGGACACATAGTCACAGACTTTTTTTGTGATCCTCTACTTTTCTATGCTCCTCCTATCAGCCAAAAAGGACAGATTCCGGTCATGGCAATTTTGTATAACCCCAAGAACAGTACAGATAGTCGTAGAATTTTCTAACCCAAAACCGTTGAATCAATACAGGCTGAGGGGTGACTAAACAGCTAATAatttatgttgtataggCTTGATGAAGGACTTTGACAATCTAGATTGGAGTTGAGCAATCGTTTTGGATGGTCTAATTTCGTTTCGGTTTTCGGAACAGCACATGGACCTCTCTGCCTGCTCTAGGCTTTTACATCATCAAAAGGCGTGGCAGCAACGATCTCCTCCCAACTATCAAGAATATCCTGTTCATGGGCAATTATCCCCTTGACAACAGCCAAGGAATTCCGCCCTAGTGCCAATCTTCCCGGGAGACTACGTCCCTCGCAGCGACCAGTCTTGGTGAAAGCCTCGAAGAGAACTTGAGCGCCCGTCGCGGGGTCCCTGGGTTGGTGGAGACTATTAGCAGCGATGGCATCACGGGTGGCCTGGGTTCCAACGTCTAACTCGGGAATGCAGTTCTTGGCAGTGACCTTGTGGCCTCTAGTGAGGAAGTTGGTACGGAAGTAACCCGGCTCCACATAGGTGACGTCAATATGGAAAGGAGCTAGTTCATTGCGGAGGGTTTCCGTGTAGATCACGATGGCGGCCTCGGTAGCACAATACATGCCCGCTGCCGGGGAGCCTTGCCAGCCACTGATCGATCCAAAGTTAACGACGACGCCGGATTTGCGGGCACGCATTGAAGGGAGAGCTGCTCTAAGGATGCGTATCTGTGAGAAGAAGTTCACGTCGAATTGATCGATGCTTTCTTGGTGGCTAGATGGATTAGAGCTTGCATCAGACCTTGGATTTTGCTGTCAAGATTGGACCGTATTTACCTGCACTCTTCTACACCTCCTTCCCAAATCCACCCTGCATTGTTGACGAGGATGTCAATCGGTCCAACGGTAGATATAACGTCGTCAATAACGGCTTTGACTTCGGCATCGCTGGCTTGCACATTAAGCTTCTTCGCAATAACACCCATCGAAACCAGATCGGATAGCTTTGAGGTGTCGCGCGAGGTGGCAATGACAACATCTTTGTTCTCAGCGGCCGTAATGGCCAATTGGCGTCCGAGGCTGGAGGAACAGCCGGTGATGAACCAGGTGCGGGGCATGATAGCTTGTGGATTTGACTGATCAGAAAGAACGAAGATGTGGGAATCGATTTAGAAAGATGGGCCGGGAACAAGACTTGTCATAAGTTGCGGTACGCGGGGAAAAGGGCGGGGTGAGAGGACGTCTCTGCATAACTGCTCTCCCACTTACCAGGACATTGCTTCTCATTCTGCATCTTGCTAGCGCGAATCTCTTCGGCTTCGCTACGGGCACCCGGGTCCCCCCCTAGAGACCCTCCCAATCGCCATCTTCGACAACGGCATTGATTTTGGGCATAACACCCGATATCGATCACACCTCCCAAGATCAGCCCTCATGAATGTTATGGAGCGAAGATCCAAAATGGGGTATCTTTGTTCTTCCGAGTTTGGATGGTCATCAGGATACCGCGGTAAGCGCCAAAGACCCTGCACACCATTGAAAGATATGCTGCATCGTACGACAAAGATGTAAACTTTACCTGCAGCCGAACAAATGGCAGCCCGGCAGAACATCGTCATACAGCCAGGATCAGGGGATTGATGGTGTTGAGCGGTCCGTACTTGAGACGTACCCTGAACGCCACCCGGCCAATGAGGGCATCAGCCTCTCGTGGGGACAGTCGAAGCGGGGTATTCGAAGCTGCAACAGAAGATTAGAAGGGAGACTCGTAGCGAATATGACAACACCCACCCACCACCTCAAATGTCCAACCGAATCCGATCGATGGCACGAGCTTTCACCAAGCCAGAAAGCAGCATGCCTCCAGTTCCACTTCGACCCAGATTACCAACAGACAAGCACCCTCATCTCAGAGAAGTAGATAGCGACGAGGCCCATCACAAGGCAGAACTGGAGGTCACTGCCAAGGCCTGGCAGACACCCGGAGCGGGGGAGTAGCCGCCGTTCGCGCGTTGAGAGCGAAGTGATGAACACCCGGACGAGGTGCAACGAGGTGCAGAAGGAATCCGACATCAATGATTGCGTGGAAGACACCGACATCTCGGGCCCGGCTGTGAGGATCCAATCCAAGAAATAGCTGATGCTGAGATGCCAAGCCTGAGTTCAAGTTAGAATGACTCAAAAGTGTTAGATTTTTTGCTCCCCCCCATCTCCGCCATGTCCACAGGAAGGGGTTTTGATGGGCGCACTGGTGCTCGACGTGATAtttcaaccctttttttttttttcaacgtAGATGTAGAGTTCTTTTGTACATTCAGGCCACCCCGGAGCTCCATTTTTACCTACCAAGCACCGCCCGATCGACAGCCCCGTTCAGTACCTCAGCCGGCTCTCTGTGACCGTTTGTGTTAGTCGGTGCTTTTTGTTCTATTCTTGTGGGAATCTCTTCAGCACATCTTGAAATTGATGTCTGCACCAGCATTGCACATTAGATTTCGAGCCTGATTAGTCGTTTCAACTCAGGAGGCCCAAATCCATGATAATGAGATTAGAATCTCATCAGAGTACCTCGTAGCCCATTGTAGCCGTGGCTGGATGTCACTGATCCTCATCGACACACATCCGGCTATTACAGAAGGGGTTGAAGCTGCCTAGCTGGTCAGGTACGCGATGTACTTCCATTCGATCATTTCAAAATCTGGGGTTTTGGTTCTATTGCTCCCATAGGTCGCCTGGCAAAGTACTCCATTTATGAATTTATCACCATGCTGATACATGATCAGTAAATCCGTAATTCCGCTAGCCCACGATCGTCGGCCGAAATTGCCCTTGGCCTCTGCACATCGGCTACCGCATTAGCAATTGAGGGATAAGCACTAGCCCTACAATCTACCCTGGGGACATAGAGAGGTAGACCCAAGCCACCGAGAAATTACCCAAAACCTCCAAAATGACAATCCGCCTCATGCAATCCCCCCTGTACGCTATAACCCGCGTTGCACTATCCAGAACTAGTCCAACGCGTCTGGTATCTTCCCGCCAAATGACACCCCGGTCATTTTGCTCCTCAGCTGGTAATCGGGCCCCAACCCCAGCAGCAAACATGTCCAGCGCCATACTTGATCTAGCCAAGAACAGGCGCACGATCTACAAGCTCGGCAAGAAAAGCCCAGTCGCAGACTCCACAATTGAAGAGCTCGTCCATGCCGCCATTCTGAATATCCCCAGTGCTTTCAATACCCAGTCTACGCGGCTAGTCGTTCTCTTGCATGATCAGCACGATAGACTGTGGGATCTCGCTATCGAGGCCTTTGAGGAACTCGTGAAGGCGGGCAAGATCCCACAGGAGCTTTGGGCGAAGCAGACGTTGCCGAAGTTACTTGGTTTTAAGGGGGCGTATGGCACGGTATGAGCCTTTGCTTTTCCCATTCGAAtctggtgttttttttttttttttttttggaatcttGAGGTACACCGTCTTGTCCATAGCTAATCACTGCCTAGATCCTCTTCTACGAAGACCCAGCGCACATCAAGCCGATGCAGGAGAAATTCGCTGCTTTCAAGGAGAACTTCGTGCCGTGGGCGGACCACTCTAATGCTATGCATCAGTACTTCCGTAGGTGTTATCTGCGTTTTGTTCCCTCTACATGTCAGATCTAATAGGGACTAGTCTGGGCC
Above is a window of Penicillium digitatum chromosome 2, complete sequence DNA encoding:
- a CDS encoding Tubby C-terminal-like domain, with the translated sequence MPYASYSNARLSHSYSCKPRKTLRSPDREIAFRNQYIARAKTILVLRPFGSPHSAVAYKITEEDGTPQFTVTGRKYTDRSCREFRDDTGLPLFELHRKWSWTNGWSVSLPGCDTATIATGAPRWTLGNASFGNFNLSFENAAALGGKRRDEKMLTLHIERHGNALALFDVVDGDRKVAEVRESIHHNEKLALMRGSRQGYRPAMDVIVMPGVDISLVATIAVIVSDWVFGSS
- a CDS encoding HAT dimerization, with amino-acid sequence MLDGRDIQPRAITDEISQYLDSDTVSDELEAAKEEREEKLSEIEVDPISDTEEQEDELEDKPGDAIEVVIEDRPEDIPEERPLPTSEYGRPCSPSLPPTCTQTRASGRKRKSREDDLFEYH
- a CDS encoding Zinc finger, BED-type predicted — encoded protein: MSHNDFVDWWLETDYGRKSKLKWDSNRHTEIWNSYHQVAQGIDGAPMVMCKRCGKILEHPYTLSPNSTGKAQYHGTSTIQKHRKTAGCLRSEKGKKAEITNFLQREGEVSASIPFLQEDWEEDLLQFLTLNRLPFHLIEHPSFKRIINKARSAPSPPVIPSADTIRRRLGSLVKDRQQRILRIYGYYWLFH
- a CDS encoding Glyoxalase/bleomycin resistance protein/dioxygenase, whose protein sequence is MAGKFAVKSLDHLVLTVRNIPKTVAFYTTYLGMRHEIFTSPTNQSMQRHALIFGSQKINLHQSGKEFEPKAQDVMPGSADLCFLTDENVEKVLEVFQDARVEILEGAKVVERTGAVGKIRSVYVRDPDGNLIEVSNYV
- a CDS encoding Short-chain dehydrogenase/reductase SDR, whose translation is MQNEKQCPAIMPRTWFITGCSSSLGRQLAITAAENKDVVIATSRDTSKLSDLVSMGVIAKKLNVQASDAEVKAVIDDVISTVGPIDILVNNAGWIWEGGVEECSHQESIDQFDVNFFSQIRILRAALPSMRARKSGVVVNFGSISGWQGSPAAGMYCATEAAIVIYTETLRNELAPFHIDVTYVEPGYFRTNFLTRGHKVTAKNCIPELDVGTQATRDAIAANSLHQPRDPATGAQVLFEAFTKTGRCEGRSLPGRLALGRNSLAVVKGIIAHEQDILDSWEEIVAATPFDDVKA
- a CDS encoding Major facilitator superfamily domain, general substrate transporter encodes the protein MSVSSTQSLMSDSFCTSLHLVRVFITSLSTRERRLLPRSGCLPGLGSDLQFCLVMGLVAIYFSEMRVLLVPSIGFGWTFEVVASNTPLRLSPREADALIGRVAFRVRLKYGPLNTINPLILAV
- a CDS encoding Nitroreductase-like gives rise to the protein MTIRLMQSPLYAITRVALSRTSPTRLVSSRQMTPRSFCSSAGNRAPTPAANMSSAILDLAKNRRTIYKLGKKSPVADSTIEELVHAAILNIPSAFNTQSTRLVVLLHDQHDRLWDLAIEAFEELVKAGKIPQELWAKQTLPKLLGFKGAYGTILFYEDPAHIKPMQEKFAAFKENFVPWADHSNAMHQYFLWAGLEGLGFGANLQHYSPLIDAGVATQWDLPSDWRNVAQLVFGSPEGAAGEKVQKPVEERVKIFGKL